The DNA window AGGAAGCAGTGACAGGAAACATTTGTAATGTCACATGGTTGTACGTGTCTGGTTTACAGTAGCCTCCGTCGAGGGGAAGCCAGACTTGGTTCACGCCCACTTGGCCTCCtctcacaacttttttttttttagaaaaatgatCTAGTCGCCATTGAGTGTTCTGACTGGAACACCGCTCTAACTggactgtgaaagagaaaaaatgccCAGTGGGTGTGTAGAGGAAGCTCACAAATGTCTGGCTTCCATGAAAACATGCAGTAAATTGTCGGTGGGCGGGTGAGGGAATCCAGCCTGCCGCTGTCTTCGCACCAATCAGatcagaaatgcaaatcatTATCGTCTAACATGAGCAGctaataaactgaatttcaacCAGAAAAAGTATGAAAAGCTAGTAAAGCTGTGTCCAGACAAATTGTCTAGCAGGAAAAATATATGAAGGTAGAAACTTCAGTCATTGAGAAGAGAAAATTATTGAAGGCTAAGAATGTGAAAAGCATACATTTTCCATACtttaaaaggcatttttttaGGGTCTCTACACACTACACCAGAACAGCGTAATGTGAACTCCTTAGATTTGAATGTAATGGTCATGAAGAGtctgatttattttaatgatttgaTTTCCTTACTTTCATTCAAGGGGTAAAGTAAACGTCTATACACTTCAAGAAATTCTCATTTCAAGTCttagatgtaaaaaaaacccctaaataCAGGAGGCTTTGTGTTGTGCATTGGATATTTTGATAGTTCTTGTTTGATCAGCAGTAATATAGAGGCTATTTAAGCAGGGCAGATAAGTGTGTCCGCAGGTAAGACGCAACTTATGTCGCTTTCCCACTGCATGGTACCGGCTCGATTCGGCTTGGCTCGAGACTACTCGCTTTTTGGTACCTGGTTTTCCACTGCAGTTAGTACCCCCTCTGTGTAGCTGGTGGCCGCAAGAAAGTGTCGTGGCGTCATCATACGACATGACTGTCTGCAGTGAGGACTTGCGATTTTGGGATTTAACACTAcgcgtttgaaagagaagctaaataactttggctaccaagccatgttagatgcttgttcagctcacatttatttacgtgtcccctctggtttaacagtttccaatgcaccgactgtaactgCTGCGCGTGAGAGCGTCCTTTGTTGCCATAACTTATACACACCTACAGTTGAGGTTAGCTAACAGGCTAGATTTGCTAATGACTGAAATAAACGCAAACACCAACTAGAAACTCTTAGGactctctgaccaatcagtagTCAGCAGTGTTTTCACGTCACGTTTTGGTACCTACTCAGCTCACTTACATCCACGACGGACTAGGTACGAAAAATAGTATTGGATACCAGATACTACATTTGCCTTGTGGAAAAGCgacaaaagcaaacagagttGAGTCGACTCAGTGGAAGAGCAACATTAGTGTGTTTAATCACAGTTCAGGGGCCTACAGGTCCTACACTACTCTACCCAGCAGCCCTGCAGCCTCACACTGATGTGGGTGGTTGGTCCATCTGGTGGAAGGTTTTACCTCTCCGGTCACACTGCTCTGAGTGCCTGTCCAGTTTAAATATCTGTTGGTTGCATACTAAGCAGCGTTTGCGCAAAGCAAGCCcgatacatttatttttcttttcttttttttttttttttttttttttactttatttttattaaatgaaCGATAGTTTGTATCGGAGCTGCAAAGTTAAACACAATAATAATCAATTCCACACATTATGTTTTCCAAAAGTCCATCATTTCTTGGTTGTATGAATGTCTCTTTCCTGGGTTACATAGGTTGTCCATTTCTGCCAGTATCTTTGCCCTTTTTCTTGGAAGCCCGATACTTTTCTGATGAGGCTAATTGAGTCAGAGAGcatggctgtatgtgtgaaagttCTCTGATAGATTATAGTAAATACAGGAGGTGGGGGTGGTAAACAGGCAGTCAGAGCTTGGATCAGTgggctgtgcctgtgtgttgtCACTGGATTGGTTTTACCTGTTATATGAGCCAGAAACCCCCATAGCTTTGTtcagagaacagggcagaagaACATGGTGGCTTGTTCTTCAGGACTACTGCCACATGACTGAGGATCACACCATGACCTCTGATGAGTGGACTGATCATAAAAGCATTCGGCATTTAATCTGTTTGCCTGTCGATGCCAAGAAAACACGCTGGTGTGACATCTTGATCCATACAGATGTACCCAGTTCTATTTGAGTAAGTACTTACAATCAGATTATCGTGAACAAATTGTGGGGTTTTGGATTTGAAGTCGTCTAACAAAGCTGTAAAAGCTACAAGTCCAAACTTCTCCAAAACAAGGTGATGACACAGCCGTTTGGCAGCTCCTAACCCTCCTAATCGTGTCATGACGCAGAGAAGTTAGCACATGCTTTGATGTTATGTTACCGTGACAACTAccatagacttttttttttttcccctggccTGCTCAGAAAGTCCAAACTGGCAGCTGATTGGAATATTGTCTCCACAAGTTTAacgagaccagagagagaggagtaaacagTGTGAAAGCTGCAGTTTGACTGAGCAAAGGCGGAGTGCTGAAGTTTTACTATCCTGTCTGGTTGTGTAAACGCGCCTTTTGGTCCCCTGTGCTTTGGCTGTCACTCCCACTGGCTGCTTTGTTTTGCGTGCACTCTGTGAAGGCTGGCGGTCATGCGCGGTAGAAAATAAACAAGGCTGATAATGGCAGTATTTATATCCTGTTATGCAATGCTGCCGACCTCGCTGAATATCAGCCGTCCTCACTAGACAACACACGCAGCACAGTGTCTTCTGCTTCATGTTATCTTGACTGGATTTTGGGATTTTGTTTATGCTCTGTGCCATGGCTAATAGTTGGCTTTCTTGTCCCGTTCTCCCTGTAGAATACCCGCCACATTACCTCAGCCATGGTTATCACAGGAAATACAGGCCATGTAAGAAATGTTGCTAAAAGAGGATTTTCTCTTCGCTCTAATTCGTTGGGGTTGATAATCTATTTGAGGAGTGGAAAAAAGCATCATGTGGATTATTTTACTTGGGCTGACATGATTAGGCAGTGTCCCCACATACAGAGAACTTCTACGGTATTGGGATCCTTTACATCACTGTTTTGGCACATCACTCAACACTAACAGCACCAAATGTGGGTTCCCTGAGAGTCAACAGATAATGGGCAAAACTGATGTTAACTGATATTTTTCTAAGTTAAAGTAACATATTTTGTGGGTGTCAGTATAATTGTTCTGGGTAGATCAGGGTTTATTTATTCTAGACCGtttcatttccatttgtttgCCTCGCATGTCGTTTTCATCAGACATGCAGCAGCCGAATGCAATTAAACCAAAGTTTGGTCTGGGCCTAGTGGTCCCTACACAGTACACAAAGGGAAAAGTAGTGTGAATAATGCCCATCCATTGACAGGGTGAAAGTGCTCTAAGTGTCAGAGGGCACCTGTTGTCTCAGAGGGAGCACGTGCGTGTCCATGTGATCTCTGCCTGCAGACTAAACCAATTAAAAGTTGGACAGTCAGGCCTGCTTCAGCAGGATTATGCATGGGAATCCCAGCgtcacacagacatgacatctctctgtgttatagtCCTTCATTTCTGTATGTACGATATGTTCCTATGtgaaaataatcaaaatatCACGTCTAGTGTTTGGTATTCTTTATTCAATTTGTCCAGTATAGTTTGCCTAACTGTTTACTTCCTCTGTAGTCCACCTGCCAAGCCAGTTGACTCCGCCCCTTCGGCGACCTCTGGTCTAAGCTCGCTGTTGTTCATTAGTCCCTATGGCTAATTTTAGAGTAAGCGCCGTCGGAGCCTCAGTTGGCCTTAATCCTGGTTCAAAGTGAACAGCCTCGGTGCTGGATTTGTACCCAGGTTTCCCTTAAAGCTGAAGGTGCTCTGACCTCTGCCTTGGCCTTGCAGCTCCCATTTGAAGCTGGCTTTTATAGAGGTCTAAATTCAATAATACTTCAACTGACCTAGAATCAAAGGGTTGTATTAATTAGCTCACCTTGGTCCCCCTTTCTTATCGAGCCACTTTGCCCACTCGTTTCAGAAGTGTCCCCTCTTCGCCTGTTTATTATCAGCGAGTGTGGGGAGCAGAGAAGGAGTGGGTGGAGCTGggagaagtatgtgtgtgcagtgggcGGGGGCGAAgctgagagcagtgtgtgtggtgatggtgaAGCTGACTTGTCAGTGTAACAGTAGATCAGTACTCTTGGGAACTCTGACCCTATAGCTGTTCAGAAGCTGCAGAAGTCCTTTGTGTTATCTGCAGATTTGTCATCTGTATGTGGAACTGCAAGTAAATCTGATTTGAATAGAGCCCTGGGAGGAACCACTTGCCCCTGATGTAAGGTTCACTTGCAGATCCATGTTGTGAGGTGGCATTTGTTGACAAGTGAGTTCATCTGGAACCCAGGGAAGTGTGGGTTTGTAGGATCGATTCAGCGATGACACAATCTGACCAAATTCCACCAGGTGCAGTCTTGTGTAACACCCGCTGAGTTTGAGTCAGCAGGGCACTCCGCTCCATGACAAACATGAATTTTAAACTGGCCTCTTATCTTGCGTGAGTCATCCCTGATGGTGCTCCTCAGGCCCTTGGCAGTGCATCACAGGCCGCCTGAGAGGGTGTTTTTGTCTCGGGCTGATGCTGGCTGTGCTAACCTGTGCCTGACCTGTGCTGTCACGCTGTTGAAGTATAAAAACTACTAATCTCCATAAATTTGCAGGTCCGCTCCACTCTGCTGAGCGTAACGATACTCGCAGGTCCGCTCCACTCTGCTGAGCGTAACGATACTCGCAGGTCCGCTCCACTCTGCTGAGCGTAACGATACTCGCAGGTCCGCTCCACTCTGCTGAGCGTGACGATACTCGCAGGTCCGCTCCACTCTGCTGAGCGTGACGATACTCGCAGGTCCACTCCACTCTGCTGAACGTAACGATACTCGCAGGTCCGCTCCACTCTGCTGAGCGTAATGATACTCGCAGGTCCGCTCCACTCTGCTGAGCGTAACGATACTCGCAGGTCCGCTCCACTCTGCTGAGCGTAACGATACTCGCAGGTCCGCTCCACTCTGCTGAGCGTAACGATACTCGCAGGTCCGCTCCACTCTGCTGAGCGTAACGATACTCGCAGGTCCGCTCCACTCTGCTGAGCGTAACGGTACTCTAACATGTTTTCCCTGCCCCGCTCGACACTCTGACCTTTTAGCCTGCCTCCAGTCACATGACCAGTCATGCACGCCTGTCTGACGCCCTGTGTCTGAAAGGGCACGTTTGATCAGTGTCATGTCACATCACACAGTCTGGCCACACATGAGATGTGCTCTCACCATCGCCATGCCAACGCAGATTGCTCTGAGCTGCAGTTGTGTTTATGAAGCTGTGTTGTATAAGGAGGGATGAGTGCACATGATATTGAGCTCAGGCGAGCAGTCTGCCTGTAGTTATACGTCTGAATACATGAATTCATACATTGGTAAGTTTTCCTAGAGGAATAAtgctgggggtgtgtgtgtgtgtgtcagaggagcgTATTAACCATCCTGCTCAGTCCTTCCCGTGCCGCCAGCTGTCCTGCAGGGGCTGGAGCACATGGTCAAAGTGAAGAATCCTGATACACTGCCCAGGGCCTTCTCTGTGCCTCTGCCCAGTCTACATACTCTCCACTTTAAACAGAGGCTCACAGCTCCATGGCCTGCTCTACTTTTCACACTCCACCAGTTGGCCTGACATGTCTCTACCCTTCACTGTCGATGTCACTATTAAATGAAGAAGAAATGTTAAATCACATCTGCATATGATTCGCCATGTTTTCATGTAGTTTCCACATCcgcatctgtctgtgtatcgCTGAATGTCTGTTTGCTCTTCACATAATGCAGTTCCTCCACACATGAAGACTGTTTTGTTCAGGTGGCAGCTCGATTCCCTGATGCACATAATCAGTGTGCCATGCAGACCGCTCTTACAGCTCTTGACATGTGCAGGTCTCAATCAAACGGCCCAGTCAAGCCTGGAAGACCTCATTCATTTGGAACTAGGCTAACTTTGAATAAGACGACCCGTGTTGAAGCCGTTTTGGCTGGACAGGCAGAGTTACTAAATTGTTCGGTCCTGATGGGTAGCTATGTGTAGATAATAGTAGGGCTAGACCTGAATATTCGACTGTTTGGGTATTCGCACCCATCCCCCAGCCAAAACTTCAAATATTCACTGTTGATTACTACCGAAGCtccagagttaaaaaaaaaaaaaaaaaaaggtattcgGGACAGTTCTAGCTAGTAGACAGGATGTTGGAGAGAGAGGGCCTGTACAGGTGTTGATGCTTGATGGGACATGCTCCTGTGTTTACAGGCCCAGCTGAGTGTGAATGTACCCGACAGCCTTGTTTAGCTGGGCTGTCAACatagtgttctgtgtttggtcAAACCTGATCCGGAAACAAAGTCACCCACGCtttaacttgtgtgtgtgtgcgtgcgcgcatacaagagtgtttagtgttttggaAAGCTGAGGTTAGCCTGGTGTGCAGTATGTAACAGACTGCTTTGAGATAAGGGTGCTGCACATTCTGCAGATGAAGCACAGAgtagatgggtttttttttcacctgtgtgTCTGCTGTAGAAGCTCAGACCACAGGCTATGGTTTTTACCCTAGTCTTATTAAAAGgctcatgggttttttttttttagtctcatATATAcctgtattttctctttctctctttcatctcactACACTATGGTATGAAAGGTATGAATCTGCGTTTTCTCCTTTGCCCCATCTCCTGTGTTATTACATcagcacaggtgtgtgtgtgtgtgtgagtgagtgcgtgcgtgtgcgcgtatTCAGACTGAAAAGCTATAGTAAGGCTGTGAGTAGAGGAGCTTGTGTAGTGTGTCATACAGATGACACATCCTCATGCCAGGCCATTGTTGTGTGCATGCCTCAGGCCTGTATGGCATGTCACGCAGCCTGTCTGATCTGGCCGCCAGTCCACTCACCCTCAGACTGACGGAGAACTCAGATCAGTGACTCTTAACACCTCCCAGCTCAGCACACTTCCTTCATAGGCAGGCGGAAGGGTCAAAGTCAAGGTCGTCTCCGTTTCTGTGGCTGACTCATGGTCGTTGGGTATTTGGCCCtccatttctgacattttctcacttctctccttttttctgcttctcttcTCCAGTCAAGGGTTCCCGACCAGGGAAGAACGTACAGCTGACAGAGAACGAGATTCGTGGCCTCTGTCTGAAGTCCCGGGAGATTTTCCTGAGCCAGCCGATCCTATTGGAGCTTGAGGCACCACTAAAGATCTGCGGTGAGTTccactggacaaagaccaaggAGGCAGCTTGTACCTGTAGTGTCAAATCAGTGCAAAAGACAGGCAGGCAGCAGTGAGGTCCCTGGGCAGAGAACATGAAAAAGGTGTGGTTTTATAGCTGACCTGGTTACTAAAATAACATAGCTGTTTGTTATCCCCGCAACACATGGCTGTTATAGTCAGCCATATGTCCAGTGTCAGTACTGTTCAAAAACCTCACCATGCACGATCCAAAGGCAGCATCACCCGGCCTCTctcgtgtgtctgcgtgtgtgtgtgtttgatggatttagtatgtttgtgtgcatgttgggTGTGGGTTtatctgactgaaaaacaagtcCTGTAGAAAGTGGGAAATTCTGCTCATACACTGATGTTTTCACTACAGAATAACAACGTTAAACCCCTTTTTATATCTCAGCTTTTCTGATTTCCCACAGAGTTTAAAGTAAAGGTATTAGAGTGGTCATGTCACTAATGATTTCACCAGTGGTCAAGTTGGTTGACTGGTTCTTTGAATAGATCAacaacactgtgtttgtgctgcgttacctgactgactgaatgactgttGCCTCCTATAGGTGATGTGCACGGTCAATACTACGACCTGCTGCGACTCTTTGAATATGGAGGCTTCCCTCCTGAGAGTAACTACCTGTTcctgggtgactatgtggacagagggaaacagagtcTGGAGACTATCTGTCTTTTGCTGGCTTACAAAGTAAAATATCCAGAGAATTTTTTCCTCCTGCGTGGCAACCATGAGTGCGCCTCTATCAACCGCATCTACGGCTTTTATGATGAATGTGAGTACATACTTCATATGTACACAGACAACACtttcagaccacacacacacacaatcactgtttTAGAAATAGTCACAGATGTACTCACAGGCCCGTATTGGTAACAGAGGGGACGTGTCTCTGAGTGCGTGattacagaaatacacacacagcagtgcacaTGACCACATCTGTATACACTGTAAACCCACCACAGAGACATGGCCAGAAGCACACGAGATGCATCTGGGGAAAACTGTGCCAGATTTAATGCAGTTTAATTTGACACCGGCTGTTTTCTGAACCTCACTTTTACATGGATCTCTAGGCAAGAGACGGTACAACATCAAGCTGTGGAAGACCTTCACAGACTGCTTCAACTGTTTACCAGTGGCTGCCATCGTAGATGAGAAAATCTTCTGTTGCCATGGCGGTAGGTGTTTTCCTGTCTCCATGGTTACTTTACTGTTTAGGTGTAATAGGAGTGATGACTTGGCAATGAGGGCATGGGGAGCACTGCTCTTGATTGCTCTTTATATCTGATCACTGGTGGGGGCTGCATGTTAGATATTATCATGAAGAGAAGGTTATCATGTGTGACTGGATACCAACCTTTGTagttgtctctgtctctctcactccactgaTAGGTCTTATAATTGTGTTGAATAGTTTTTTGGTATGTGATTGTGAACTGTGAATGTCTGGGCTTCTTCAGGTCTCTCTCCAGACCTGCAGTCAATGGAGCAGGTGCGACGTGTAATGCGGCCCACTGACGTGCCTGACCAGGGTCTGCTGTGTGACCTGCTTTGGGCCGACCCAGACAAGGACGTCATGGGCTGGGGAGAGAACGACCGTGGGGTCTCCTTCACCTTTGGTGCTGATGTGGTGGCCAAATTCCTGCACAAACATGACATGGACCTCATATGCAGGGCACATCAGGTGGGTTCACAGGGCAGCCggctgtgtgtggatgtgttgggcCATTAGAACCAGGGATGTAACGATTCACCAGCATGAATCGGAAACCGGTCGTAACATTAAAGATGCAGCTACATCGATGCGCTGACCCCTGGATTGgtctaaatgtaccatgaaccgGTCGATGGCCCGATTCTTAAGTTAAAAatcggttgactgaagctttgctgcaAGTTCCACTGTAGTATTTAGCTGCTGCAGAAGCCTCACTGATCTAACgttacaagtcatgttactttcaaaatactAATGAGCGCCTCTCATTCGCTAGTAAATCTGCACAGCGTCTCACgttgacctttaaccttttaAGAGAGTAACGTTAGCCTTGCTTGCaaggtaaaaacaagaacaacaactaCAGCGCTGACATGGTTTACAGTGCGCCATCAAATCtgaaatctaaagtttggaagacatttggattttataagaaggaaggaaagttggacaaaagtctggccatttgtaaggtctgtagaaCAGCGATTAAGTACAGCGGTAGCACGACAGATCTCACCACTGACCTGGTGAGACGGGATGGTGAAGCTTATATGGGCGATGAGGGATCTGTGGATGATAGTGCAGCTAGCACAAgcaagaaaacacaataaaaagacACGGATATTAAACACTTTGTCCAGCCACAACTCAGCCAACTCTGCGAGGTCTAAGGTAACCACGGCGCCTATAGCCTGTTTTATTGTCAAGTTTCAGTATGAAAGAACAGTCCCTGTTCTTTGTGTCTTGCAGGTGGTAGAGGATGGATATGAGTTTTTTGCGAAGAGACAGCTGGTCACCTTGTTCTCTGCCCCTAACTACTGCGGGGAGTTTGATAATGCAGGAGCCATGATGAGTGTGGATGAGACACTCATGTGCTCTTTCCAGGTGAGCAAATGACCACCTGTCCTCTCACcgtctctgtgctctgtctgtctcctcaccgtctctgtcctctgtctgtcctctcgccgtctctgtcctctgtctgtcctctcgccgtctctgtcctctgtctgtcctctcgccgtctctgtcttctgtctgtcccctcaccgtctctgtctgtcccctcaccgtctctgtcctctgtctgtcccctcaccgtctctgtcctctgtctgtcccctcgccgtctctgtcctctgtctgtcctctcgccatctctgtcctctgtctgtcctctcgccatctctgtcctctgtctgtcctctcgccgtctctgtcttctgtctgtcctctcgccgtctctgtcttctgtctgtcctctcgccgtctctgtctgtcctctcgctgtctctgtctgtcctctcgctgtctctgtctgtcctctcgctgtctctgtcctctgtctgtccactcactgtctctgtcttctgtctgccCTCTCAccgtctctgtcctctgtctgtcctctcactgtctctgtcctctgtctgtcctctcaccgtctctgtctgtcctctcaccgtctctgtctgtcctctcaccgtctctgtcctctgtctgtcctctcaccgtctctgtctgtcctctcaccgtctctgtctgtcctctcaccgtctctgtcctctgtctgtccactcactgactctgtcttc is part of the Chanos chanos chromosome 13, fChaCha1.1, whole genome shotgun sequence genome and encodes:
- the ppp1caa gene encoding protein phosphatase 1, catalytic subunit, alpha isozyme a; the encoded protein is MAEPDKLNIDSIIQRLLEVKGSRPGKNVQLTENEIRGLCLKSREIFLSQPILLELEAPLKICGDVHGQYYDLLRLFEYGGFPPESNYLFLGDYVDRGKQSLETICLLLAYKVKYPENFFLLRGNHECASINRIYGFYDECKRRYNIKLWKTFTDCFNCLPVAAIVDEKIFCCHGGLSPDLQSMEQVRRVMRPTDVPDQGLLCDLLWADPDKDVMGWGENDRGVSFTFGADVVAKFLHKHDMDLICRAHQVVEDGYEFFAKRQLVTLFSAPNYCGEFDNAGAMMSVDETLMCSFQILKPADKKLYTYGGGGAGMGAGRPVTPPRNSAKTGKAKK